The Pseudanabaena galeata CCNP1313 genome includes a region encoding these proteins:
- a CDS encoding type II toxin-antitoxin system RelE/ParE family toxin encodes MIEVRQTEIFVNWFVKLRDKKAKARIQARIDRMEMGNFGDVAPVGQGVSEMRIFYGTGYRVYFVQRGSILVILLCGGDKSTQTSDINKAKELVKQLED; translated from the coding sequence ATAATTGAAGTTCGCCAGACAGAAATATTCGTCAACTGGTTTGTCAAATTAAGAGACAAAAAAGCCAAAGCCCGCATACAAGCCCGTATCGATCGCATGGAAATGGGAAACTTTGGTGATGTTGCTCCAGTTGGACAAGGAGTAAGCGAAATGCGAATATTTTACGGCACTGGCTATAGAGTGTATTTTGTGCAGAGAGGTTCAATCCTTGTGATACTTCTATGTGGCGGCGATAAAAGCACTCAGACTTCTGACATAAATAAAGCTAAGGAACTAGTTAAACAATTGGAGGATTAA
- a CDS encoding AAA family ATPase: MSISKELTIAKEREKQLKKLFDDKQKELEKRQKLTNRDDYLVISDSENDVILVQLENIKRQIEAKNEEEKLRGYTSLGKLVCPELKPDFLKIYNLSFSSIHDEAEQLVKAHISRHTAKPELADTFLLQALEQTLDTCPFCGQNLESAHDLLDAYRKYFDQSHRDSLEMIKTCLAEINQWNPRAELLQLESKYAKAKDAVENFRKYVDVDQMSQPDFSSFIRKFESLKEKVQNTLEQKLHNINLSQSDDEALQLDTIFCDLKGEIEVVNQTYRRGADSIKAYLASISGSTSSDLNILKSQLEKSLKRFSQDEKNWCKDYQELESEFHKITLDIKTLTNKLASYSTTVFHKYQASVNDTLNELGVDFRLDRFIEQVDNRSKQPYAEFQIVINETQVPLQVRGDNPCFHNTLSEGEKNTLSLAFFVNWLKNQPNLDKKVVVFDDPLSSLDEHRKNLTARLIRDLSDSIGQAIILTHNKDFLFLLCDNLSGARTLTLKKDRIHGSCLSNFDVTEHRKNLQQKRIESLETYLEQDHCSTHNAQEMIRLCLETALQFKYFRHLRSKNINTLGKMIDELKNLGKLDSAIIRTLRDLNDISSPIHHGESGNNPLKEITRNELLPDIRKTLELLEKI; encoded by the coding sequence TTGAGTATTAGCAAAGAATTGACTATTGCAAAAGAGCGTGAAAAGCAGTTAAAAAAGCTCTTTGACGATAAGCAAAAGGAATTAGAAAAGCGCCAAAAACTGACTAACCGTGATGACTATCTTGTAATATCAGACTCTGAGAACGATGTTATATTGGTTCAATTAGAAAATATTAAACGACAAATCGAAGCAAAGAATGAAGAAGAAAAGTTGCGTGGTTATACATCATTAGGAAAACTTGTCTGCCCAGAGTTAAAACCTGATTTTTTGAAAATATATAACCTATCTTTTTCAAGCATCCATGATGAAGCTGAACAACTTGTAAAAGCTCATATTAGTAGACACACAGCGAAACCTGAACTAGCTGATACTTTTCTTCTGCAAGCTTTGGAACAAACATTAGACACCTGTCCATTTTGTGGGCAAAATCTTGAGTCTGCTCATGATTTACTGGATGCTTATCGCAAGTACTTTGATCAATCCCATAGAGATTCACTTGAAATGATCAAAACGTGTTTAGCAGAAATAAATCAATGGAATCCACGCGCTGAATTACTACAGTTGGAGAGTAAATACGCTAAAGCGAAAGATGCGGTGGAGAACTTCAGAAAATATGTAGATGTAGACCAAATGTCGCAACCAGATTTCTCTAGTTTTATTCGTAAATTTGAATCTTTAAAAGAGAAAGTCCAAAATACGCTTGAACAAAAGCTGCACAATATAAACTTGAGCCAGTCAGATGATGAAGCACTGCAACTAGATACTATCTTTTGTGACTTAAAAGGTGAAATTGAAGTAGTTAATCAAACGTACAGACGCGGAGCAGATAGTATTAAAGCTTATCTGGCATCAATTTCTGGTTCAACATCATCTGATCTAAATATACTCAAAAGCCAGTTAGAAAAAAGCTTGAAGCGATTTTCTCAAGATGAGAAGAACTGGTGCAAAGATTATCAGGAATTGGAAAGTGAATTCCACAAAATTACATTGGACATAAAGACTTTGACCAATAAGCTTGCCAGTTATTCGACAACAGTTTTTCACAAGTATCAAGCGAGCGTGAACGATACTCTAAATGAGTTAGGGGTGGATTTCCGATTGGATCGTTTCATTGAACAAGTTGATAATCGTTCAAAACAACCATATGCTGAATTTCAAATTGTTATCAATGAAACTCAAGTGCCTTTACAAGTACGAGGAGATAATCCCTGTTTTCACAATACTTTAAGCGAAGGAGAGAAAAACACTCTAAGTCTTGCCTTCTTTGTTAATTGGTTGAAAAATCAACCTAACTTGGATAAGAAGGTAGTTGTATTTGACGATCCTCTATCAAGTTTAGATGAGCATCGAAAAAATCTAACGGCTCGTCTCATTAGAGATTTGTCAGACAGCATCGGTCAGGCAATTATATTGACGCATAACAAAGATTTCTTATTTTTACTTTGTGACAATCTTTCTGGAGCTAGAACCCTTACATTAAAAAAGGACAGAATACATGGGAGTTGCTTATCTAATTTTGATGTGACTGAGCATCGTAAAAATCTGCAACAAAAAAGAATTGAAAGCTTGGAGACTTATTTAGAGCAAGACCATTGTTCTACACATAACGCTCAGGAAATGATCCGCCTATGTCTAGAAACAGCTTTACAATTTAAGTATTTTCGACACTTACGATCCAAGAATATAAATACGTTAGGCAAAATGATAGATGAATTAAAAAATCTTGGAAAATTAGATAGCGCTATCATTAGAACATTGCGAGATTTAAACGATATTTCAAGCCCTATTCATCATGGTGAGTCTGGCAACAATCCTTTAAAAGAAATCACTAGAAATGAATTATTGCCTGATATTAGAAAGACATTGGAACTACTTGAAAAGATATAA
- a CDS encoding IS30 family transposase — translation MSFVHLTTTERSELYKLRVIEQLSVSEIGRRLKRNKSTISRELSRNTDERQIGYLPDTAVALMKARRKQAKARFQSISAETIAEVKQRLEQHHSPEQLAGRMEREGLGKISYETIYLMIYANHQEMGIYQQYLRQKQKQRRRKGRHQKRGGIPNRVGIENRPKIADLKTEIGHWESDTVIGCNHTGIVVTHVDKASKYLLAGLAKNKTMDEINRVTFNLFEPIESTSRKTMTFDNGREFCGHEKLSERLKLETFFANPYHSWERGLNEHTNGLIREFYPKSTNFKIVKEEDFQKAVNLINHRPRKSLDYRTPYEVFFASSEPVAFHP, via the coding sequence ATGAGCTTTGTCCATCTTACCACCACAGAAAGAAGTGAACTGTATAAACTAAGAGTAATTGAGCAATTATCTGTATCAGAGATAGGTCGTCGCTTGAAGCGAAACAAAAGTACGATTTCAAGAGAGTTATCGCGCAATACAGACGAGCGACAGATTGGCTATTTGCCAGATACTGCGGTTGCCCTGATGAAAGCAAGACGGAAACAAGCAAAGGCAAGATTTCAGAGCATCAGTGCTGAGACGATCGCCGAAGTCAAACAACGGTTAGAGCAACACCACAGCCCAGAGCAACTAGCAGGGAGAATGGAAAGGGAGGGGCTAGGTAAAATCAGCTATGAGACGATTTATCTGATGATCTATGCAAACCATCAAGAGATGGGAATATATCAACAATATCTGAGGCAGAAGCAAAAGCAACGAAGGCGCAAAGGTCGCCATCAGAAGCGAGGTGGCATTCCCAATAGGGTAGGGATAGAGAATCGACCGAAGATTGCAGATTTAAAAACAGAGATTGGACATTGGGAAAGTGATACGGTAATCGGGTGCAACCACACAGGTATCGTAGTTACGCATGTTGATAAAGCATCGAAGTATTTACTTGCTGGACTAGCTAAGAACAAGACGATGGACGAGATAAACAGAGTGACATTCAATCTATTTGAGCCTATAGAATCAACATCTCGAAAGACAATGACCTTTGATAATGGAAGAGAATTCTGTGGGCATGAGAAGCTATCTGAAAGATTGAAACTAGAGACCTTCTTTGCGAATCCATATCATTCATGGGAACGTGGATTGAATGAACACACCAATGGATTAATTAGAGAGTTCTATCCCAAAAGTACAAACTTTAAAATCGTGAAAGAAGAGGACTTTCAGAAGGCAGTGAATTTGATCAATCACAGACCCAGAAAATCACTTGACTATCGTACTCCTTACGAAGTATTCTTTGCTTCATCAGAACCCGTTGCATTTCATCCTTGA
- a CDS encoding Panacea domain-containing protein has product MAILFRFHPQKAVEAAAMFLKLHGKPMKYLGLLKMLYIADRIALERIEQTITGDCYFSMDYGPVLSGVYDLIKGKSVDGALPLWKQFISVRDVNHNVYLLADPSTDDLCEEEEEIIHEVYQTFGHLNPFDVAEWTHDLPEWKDPDGSRIPIVVDDVLRFMGKTIEEIAAIRQEAAREAYLDEVLSA; this is encoded by the coding sequence ATGGCGATTTTATTTCGGTTTCATCCTCAAAAAGCTGTTGAAGCCGCAGCAATGTTTTTAAAGTTGCATGGTAAGCCTATGAAATATCTAGGTTTATTGAAGATGCTTTATATTGCCGATCGCATAGCTTTAGAACGTATAGAACAAACAATTACTGGAGATTGTTATTTCTCGATGGATTATGGTCCTGTTCTGAGTGGTGTGTATGATCTGATTAAAGGAAAGTCTGTTGATGGGGCTTTGCCACTTTGGAAACAGTTTATTTCTGTCCGTGATGTCAACCACAATGTCTATCTGTTAGCAGATCCTAGCACTGACGATCTTTGTGAAGAAGAGGAGGAAATTATCCATGAGGTTTACCAAACTTTTGGGCATCTTAATCCTTTTGATGTTGCCGAATGGACGCACGATCTACCTGAATGGAAAGATCCTGATGGTTCGCGTATTCCGATTGTGGTTGATGATGTGCTGAGGTTTATGGGCAAGACTATTGAGGAGATTGCGGCGATAAGGCAAGAAGCGGCAAGAGAGGCTTATTTAGATGAGGTTTTGAGTGCGTAA
- a CDS encoding helix-turn-helix domain-containing protein, with the protein MAIKSYESPFHAIEEPEVASKSVLKADLTIMIRDIIDHRGWTQKEAAERLAVTQPRVSDIVNGKIDKFTLDMLFSMLDKLGFRTEFTFSSLESASIKIQTRDLAKAA; encoded by the coding sequence ATGGCGATTAAGTCTTACGAAAGTCCGTTTCATGCGATCGAGGAGCCTGAAGTTGCTAGTAAGTCGGTTTTGAAGGCTGACTTGACGATCATGATTAGAGACATAATTGATCATAGAGGTTGGACGCAAAAGGAAGCGGCTGAAAGGTTGGCGGTTACTCAGCCGCGTGTATCTGATATTGTGAATGGAAAAATTGATAAGTTTACTTTGGATATGCTTTTTTCCATGTTAGATAAGCTCGGATTTAGAACTGAGTTTACTTTTAGCAGTTTAGAAAGTGCTTCTATTAAAATCCAAACAAGGGATTTGGCTAAAGCCGCTTAG
- a CDS encoding ribbon-helix-helix domain-containing protein produces MYQRINITLPNETLQLLDRIAPKGDRSHFIDQAVKYYINAEAKKNLREKLKQGALRRADRDLGITQDWFNIDEESWQNGK; encoded by the coding sequence ATGTATCAACGCATTAACATCACATTACCCAACGAAACACTACAGCTACTCGATCGCATCGCACCAAAAGGCGATCGCAGTCACTTCATTGACCAAGCCGTTAAGTACTACATCAACGCCGAAGCAAAAAAAAATCTGCGGGAAAAGCTTAAACAGGGCGCATTGCGTCGTGCAGATCGAGACTTAGGGATTACTCAAGACTGGTTTAATATCGATGAGGAATCATGGCAAAACGGAAAATAG
- a CDS encoding type II toxin-antitoxin system PemK/MazF family toxin: MMAKRKIEFPKRGEIYLVNFDPTIGSEIQKTRPALILQNDISNQYSPITIVAAITSQFDPVTYPTEVLINPPEGGLTVTSVVLLNQIRSIDKQRLVKRMGIVSDHLMGYVDNAIQISLGLIEL, from the coding sequence ATCATGGCAAAACGGAAAATAGAATTTCCCAAGAGAGGCGAAATCTATTTGGTTAACTTTGACCCTACCATTGGCTCAGAAATTCAAAAAACTAGACCTGCCCTCATTCTTCAAAATGACATTTCCAATCAATACAGCCCCATCACCATCGTTGCTGCCATCACATCCCAGTTCGACCCTGTGACATATCCCACAGAAGTTTTAATCAATCCTCCTGAAGGTGGGCTAACCGTAACATCCGTAGTTCTTCTCAATCAGATTCGTTCCATTGATAAACAACGCTTAGTCAAAAGAATGGGTATCGTCTCAGATCACCTCATGGGGTATGTGGATAATGCAATTCAAATTAGTTTAGGATTGATTGAACTATAG
- a CDS encoding DUF433 domain-containing protein has product MTIQEIEHQFLNISLADRAVIVQRLTKTLSKSGKGITKTAGVCGGEACIAGTRIAVWLLVEAQQLGITEAQLLQDYPHITAADLVNAWTYAEAYPEEIAAVILANNEAA; this is encoded by the coding sequence ATGACCATTCAAGAAATCGAACATCAATTTCTCAACATATCACTCGCCGACCGAGCCGTGATCGTCCAACGCCTCACCAAAACCTTAAGCAAAAGCGGCAAAGGCATCACCAAAACAGCAGGTGTTTGTGGTGGTGAAGCTTGCATTGCAGGAACCCGAATAGCAGTTTGGTTACTAGTCGAAGCCCAACAACTTGGCATCACCGAAGCCCAACTACTACAGGACTATCCCCACATCACCGCCGCCGATCTCGTCAACGCATGGACTTATGCCGAAGCCTATCCCGAAGAAATTGCTGCCGTAATTCTTGCAAATAACGAGGCAGCCTAA
- a CDS encoding DUF5615 family PIN-like protein translates to MARLYADEQFPRLVSQLLRNIGHDVLTVQEAGNANLGIPDDQVLAFAISNNRAVVTINRLDFIKLHRASSEHLGIIICTNDSDRPRMATRINEAITTQESLQGKLIRVVRPSR, encoded by the coding sequence ATGGCACGACTATATGCAGACGAGCAATTTCCACGGTTAGTCAGCCAACTACTTCGGAATATAGGACATGACGTTTTGACAGTCCAAGAAGCTGGCAATGCAAACTTAGGCATTCCTGACGATCAAGTATTAGCCTTTGCAATTAGCAACAATCGGGCAGTCGTCACCATCAATCGCCTAGACTTTATCAAATTACATCGCGCTAGTTCCGAACATTTGGGAATTATTATCTGTACCAACGACAGCGATCGCCCTCGCATGGCAACTCGAATTAATGAAGCGATCACTACTCAAGAATCTCTACAAGGTAAACTTATTAGAGTTGTGCGCCCATCAAGGTAG
- a CDS encoding PIN domain-containing protein — MKVLFDTNVILDTVLARVPFIENAAYLFEAVELGKIQGFISAMTVTDIHYLVKRHTKSAEIAIATISKLLILMEVCAVARGVIQQAVDLGLSDFEDAVQVAAAMRAGLNAIITRDVAGFVGSPVPIMSPDEMVKQLS, encoded by the coding sequence ATGAAGGTCTTATTTGATACAAATGTTATACTAGATACGGTGTTGGCGCGTGTTCCCTTTATCGAAAATGCTGCTTATCTTTTCGAGGCAGTGGAACTAGGGAAGATTCAAGGGTTTATTTCGGCTATGACTGTTACAGATATTCACTATTTGGTAAAACGTCATACTAAAAGTGCGGAAATAGCGATCGCTACGATCTCGAAGTTATTGATTTTAATGGAAGTTTGTGCGGTAGCTCGTGGGGTAATCCAACAAGCGGTGGATTTGGGGCTATCTGATTTTGAGGATGCTGTGCAGGTTGCGGCGGCAATGAGGGCAGGTTTAAATGCGATCATTACTCGTGATGTTGCGGGTTTTGTTGGTTCTCCAGTTCCGATTATGTCGCCTGATGAAATGGTGAAACAGCTAAGTTAA
- a CDS encoding DUF5615 family PIN-like protein has translation MASFYADEQFPFQVTELLRNLGHDVLTVQEAGNANQRIPDDLVLAFAVGQERSILTVNRIDFIRLHRRDDSHCGIVVCTNNRNWEQFAARIDEAVRAEKSLRGKLIRVVRPSV, from the coding sequence ATGGCAAGTTTTTATGCGGATGAGCAGTTTCCCTTTCAAGTTACGGAATTATTGAGAAATTTAGGGCATGATGTTTTGACGGTGCAAGAAGCGGGTAATGCTAATCAACGGATACCTGATGATCTGGTGTTGGCGTTTGCTGTAGGTCAAGAGCGATCAATTTTGACTGTCAATAGAATTGATTTTATCCGCTTGCATCGGCGTGATGATTCACATTGCGGGATTGTTGTTTGTACGAATAATCGTAATTGGGAACAGTTTGCGGCACGGATTGATGAGGCGGTGAGAGCAGAGAAATCGTTGCGGGGGAAGTTGATTCGGGTGGTACGTCCATCTGTTTAA
- a CDS encoding DUF433 domain-containing protein has translation MIVKELEKQLLALRPSEKVQVIQLLAQSLGSNWQGIEKTPRVCGGEACIVNTRIPVWVLVEARRLGYSDVDLLTSYPTITATDLANAWVYAAAHADEIDLVIEQNEAD, from the coding sequence GTGATCGTCAAAGAGCTAGAAAAGCAACTTCTTGCCCTCAGACCTAGTGAAAAGGTGCAGGTGATTCAGTTACTTGCTCAAAGTCTTGGTAGCAATTGGCAGGGAATTGAAAAAACACCAAGGGTTTGTGGTGGAGAGGCTTGCATTGTGAATACCAGAATTCCTGTTTGGGTGCTGGTAGAGGCTCGCCGTCTTGGATATAGCGATGTTGATTTGTTAACGAGCTATCCAACGATTACGGCTACGGATTTAGCGAATGCTTGGGTATATGCGGCGGCTCATGCGGATGAGATTGATTTGGTAATTGAACAGAATGAGGCGGATTAG
- a CDS encoding helix-turn-helix domain-containing protein yields the protein MSIKFYESPFHAIEEPEVASKSVLKADLTIMIRDIIDHRGWTQKESAERLAVTQPRVSDIVNGKIDKFTLDMLFSMLDKLGFRTEFTFSSLESASIKIQTRDLAKAA from the coding sequence ATGTCGATCAAGTTTTACGAAAGTCCGTTTCATGCGATCGAGGAGCCTGAAGTTGCTAGTAAGTCGGTTTTGAAGGCTGACTTGACCATCATGATTAGAGACATAATTGATCATAGAGGTTGGACACAAAAGGAATCGGCTGAAAGGTTAGCAGTTACTCAGCCTCGTGTGTCGGACATTGTGAATGGAAAAATTGATAAGTTTACTTTGGATATGCTTTTTTCAATGTTGGATAAGCTCGGATTTAGGACTGAGTTTACTTTTAGCAGTTTAGAAAGTGCTTCTATTAAAATCCAAACAAGAGATTTAGCTAAAGCCGCTTAG
- a CDS encoding HNH endonuclease, with product MSYVSVPLRRLVTQRAEEQCEYCQYPQAASFFTFEIEHIIAEKHDGITEDENLALACPCCNRFKGTDLVSIDPEIKQLTPFFNPRMTTTTRQAFAQTAF from the coding sequence ATGAGCTACGTATCAGTTCCCCTGCGTCGGCTAGTCACCCAACGCGCTGAAGAACAGTGCGAGTATTGTCAATATCCTCAAGCAGCTTCATTCTTTACTTTTGAAATAGAACATATCATTGCTGAAAAGCACGATGGCATTACCGAAGACGAAAATCTAGCTTTAGCTTGCCCTTGCTGCAATCGTTTCAAAGGTACTGACCTCGTTTCCATCGATCCTGAGATAAAGCAGTTAACTCCATTTTTTAATCCTCGTATGACCACAACCACTCGCCAAGCCTTTGCTCAGACTGCATTTTAA
- a CDS encoding HlyD family efflux transporter periplasmic adaptor subunit, which translates to MTNNNGNQPTPKLAKISPEDIVSNDVLEKPTSAIVKKSNFDQPLALSQSPKWIPAILWTLVGSVTVAIIWASVAKIEESIPAQGKLEPQGAVKEVRIPANGVLKEVLIKDGQKVKEGEVLLRIDETVAKSQLESLQKLRKNLQQENQFYREVLNGKTSGIDGATVSAVPVEFFALARNREALMTEMELYRMQVNGSGANLTGDQQDRLIASRAELDSRSQAAEASIAQSLEQLNQTRINRASKANTLAIDTKILGDLEAAVKEGAISRVQYLKQQQQVIALESEIQQLSLEEQRIQSAIAEGQARLNNTFDITRKELTSQIADNTKRIAEIDSQFTKALVDNTKRLAEIEGQIQQAEVILKNQELRAPASGTVFDLKAGLGYVANPNAGEVVLKIVPDEMLIVKVFIGNQDIGFVKEGMAVDVRIDSFPFTEFGDVKGKLISIGSDALPPDQANPTYRFPAKVQLEKQYLETNGRKINLQSGMSLTANIKIRDRTVMSLFTDFFVTNTEKLKFVR; encoded by the coding sequence ATGACAAATAATAACGGCAATCAACCAACTCCAAAATTAGCAAAGATCTCTCCCGAAGATATAGTCTCCAATGATGTTCTGGAGAAACCTACTAGCGCGATCGTCAAAAAAAGTAATTTCGATCAACCCCTAGCCTTAAGCCAGTCACCTAAATGGATTCCTGCGATTTTATGGACATTAGTTGGCTCAGTGACGGTGGCAATTATTTGGGCTTCCGTCGCAAAAATCGAAGAATCAATCCCTGCTCAGGGTAAACTCGAACCACAGGGAGCAGTTAAGGAAGTACGTATTCCTGCTAATGGTGTACTTAAGGAAGTATTGATTAAAGATGGACAGAAAGTCAAAGAAGGCGAAGTACTATTGCGAATTGATGAAACTGTAGCGAAGTCTCAGCTTGAATCATTGCAAAAATTACGCAAAAATCTCCAGCAAGAAAATCAGTTTTATCGCGAAGTCCTTAATGGGAAAACTTCAGGAATTGATGGAGCAACAGTGAGTGCTGTCCCTGTAGAATTTTTTGCCCTAGCTCGAAATCGCGAAGCCTTAATGACAGAAATGGAACTGTATCGGATGCAGGTTAATGGGAGTGGTGCAAATTTAACAGGCGATCAGCAGGATCGTCTCATCGCTTCAAGAGCAGAACTAGACTCTCGATCGCAAGCTGCTGAAGCAAGTATTGCTCAATCGCTCGAACAGTTAAATCAAACTCGGATTAACCGCGCTAGCAAAGCAAACACCTTGGCGATCGATACCAAAATTCTTGGCGATCTGGAAGCTGCTGTTAAAGAAGGAGCGATTTCCCGTGTCCAATACCTCAAACAACAACAACAGGTAATCGCTTTGGAGTCAGAAATTCAGCAGTTGTCACTGGAAGAGCAGCGAATTCAGTCAGCGATCGCAGAGGGACAAGCGCGACTGAATAATACCTTTGACATTACCCGCAAGGAATTGACTAGCCAAATTGCCGACAATACAAAACGTATTGCCGAAATCGATAGTCAATTTACCAAAGCCCTAGTGGACAATACTAAGAGACTTGCAGAAATAGAAGGTCAAATCCAGCAAGCAGAAGTGATCCTCAAAAACCAAGAGCTCCGCGCACCAGCATCTGGCACAGTATTTGACCTGAAAGCAGGGCTGGGATATGTAGCAAACCCGAATGCTGGAGAAGTTGTCTTAAAAATCGTGCCAGATGAGATGCTCATAGTGAAGGTGTTTATTGGCAATCAAGACATTGGTTTTGTGAAAGAAGGAATGGCGGTAGATGTCAGAATTGACTCTTTCCCTTTCACCGAGTTTGGCGATGTGAAAGGCAAATTAATCTCGATTGGTTCCGATGCTTTACCCCCTGATCAAGCCAATCCGACCTATCGATTTCCTGCAAAGGTGCAGCTTGAGAAGCAATACCTAGAGACGAATGGACGCAAAATTAATTTGCAGTCAGGCATGTCTCTAACTGCAAATATCAAAATCCGCGATCGCACGGTCATGAGCCTATTCACAGATTTCTTTGTCACAAATACCGAAAAACTTAAATTTGTCAGATAA